In the Planctomycetaceae bacterium genome, AGGTTCGTAATCAGGCGGTCGGGCCGGGTGGCAGGATCTTTCATCTGAGCGCTGCTGACTTCCAGTCCGGTTTTCTCGGCGGCCAGCAGAATGGTTTTCATTCCGGCAGCCTTCGCTGGTGCGAGGTCAGTGGACAGTCGACAACTTACGTGAACGATTGCTGAGGCCGGAATCCCAATGGATCGAGCCCGGGACACCGCGTATTCAAAAAGTGTCTTCGATGGTTTTCGGATCCCAAGCTGTGTCGAAAACAACAAGGTTTCCGGACGAAAGATTTCATGAAGCGGAGGCAATGCGTCCTGCTGGCCCAGATCATGAAGCACCTGCACCAGAGAATAGGATTGACCATCAGCAAGGAGACCCTGCAGCACATCAAGCGACGCCAGCTCGTGCATTGCTCTGACCGCATTTTCCCGGGCCTCCGTGGCCTGAAGATTGCGATGGAAAAAGAAGGCCACTTTCTCACTGAATTGACGAAGGTTACCGAAGTGTCCCTCGTCGAACTGATATTCCTTTTCGAACAGGCGAGTAATGATGCTCTGCCAGACATCCACCATATCGACCTCTGTGTAGTCGCCGCGACGCTCTGTAGCGATCATCGAAAGGCGACCCGCGATATCGCGGTAGAGCGAAATCAGAGATTGCCATGGAGGTCCGGGTCGACGATACATGTGATTCCACATATTGAATTCATGGATCGTTTTGTCGAGTGCAATCTGCAGGCGTGCTTCATCGGATGGTTCGAATCCGATCTTTCCATCCGTGATTCGAATTAACGTTCCGAAGACGTCCCAAAGAACAAGTTTCACTCCGGCAAGCGGCTTAATTGTTGGCGTTGCATTCACTCCAGCGACAGCCTGAACGCGTGGCCATAACAGGTTGCGTTCGTCGAGCGAATCTGAATACTCAGCCAGCGATAGTGCCATGGGTGCTCTGGTAGACGTTGGTAGAAAACGTGACTTGGCGGGAAATCTTCCCTGGATCGTCGGCTCCTGGTGCCTGCGGAAGGTAAACCTTGCGGGGCGGGAAGTATAGAATCCGCCAAATCCCGAGGCAAAAAGAGGATCCGTGTTTTGCCCGGAATTGATCCCAACGGAAACAATTAGCATGAATCATCGGTTTCTCAGGCATCAGCGAGTCAAATCTCAGGCAGATTTTCGAGCCATCTACGGTTGCGATGTCCGCGCGGGAGATGATCATCTGCTGGTTTTTGCCGCGCTGCGGACGGCGGACACTCACCCGGATGAAGTATCCGCAGGAAATTCGGAATCGTTGGCGAACGCGCCCAGGGGCAAAACGCTTCCCACGCGGATCGGGCTCAGCGTTTCCAGGAAGCACGGACCAGCTCCTATCCGCAACCGCAAGAAGCGTTTACTTCGGGAGGCTTTTCGGCTGAAACAATACGAAGTTCCCGCCGGTCTGGACTTGATCCTGATTCCACGACAGCGGACCGATTCGACGCTGGATGACTTCCAGAACTCGCTAACCCGCTTGTCCGGAAAGCTGCACCGCAGACTCACCGAACGACGTCGTCTACAAGAGCCGGGCTCGGAGATCATTCCTGGCTCTGGCGGACGTGGTTAACAGCCTGTTGAAAAGCGGGACTGGCTCGAGCCGGAGACCTGAAAACACGACGGTTTCCAGTCGTCCTGCTTGCCTGCCCCGACTTTTCAACCGAGAGTCAGGCTGGAGCACAGCCTGACGAAGGCTCGCGGTCCGAATACACACAGAGCAGACACGGAATGTCTGCTCTGTGGGGGTTTCTGCATTGATTTGATCGCATTGTTTCCCCCGTCGCTGGCAGACCTGACCGTTTCGGGGTCGGACTTCTGAGCCACAGGTTCAACGATAGAAACTGCGAAACACTAGTTCAGAGTTTCTTCACCCTTCTTCCAGTTGCAGGGGCACAGTTTATCTGTTTGCAGAGCATCCAGAACACGGATGACTTCGTCCACGTTTCGGCCGACGCTCAAATCATGTACGGCCAGATAACGCAGCACTCCGTTTGGATCAATCAGATAGATCCCACGGTAAGCAATGCCTTTTTCGCAATCCAGAACGTCGTAAGCCCTGGACAGTTCCTGGTTGGTATCGCCGATCATCAGATACTTCAGGCTCTTCAGATCGTCGTGTGAATCACACCATCCCTTGTGAGAAAATACACTGTCGGTGCTGGCGGTCAGCAGCACGGTTTCCCGATCTTCAAACTCGCCAAGAGCTTTGTTGAAGGCGACAAGTTCGGTTGGACAAACGAAAGTAAAGTCCAGCGGATAGAAGAACAGGCACACCCACTTGCCCTTCAGATCAGCCAGCTTCAAATCCTTGAATTGATTGTCTGAACCATCCTTTGTTCGGTCATATGCTCGCAAAACCAGATCGAGCCCGGGAGCTGTTTGTCCAATCCGAACACTCATTGTGTACCTGTCCTTCTTTTACAATTAATTTGCTTTGAAACCAGTGACCCGATGGACTGTGAAATCCGTCGTATCGGCAAAAATCCTCACGCAATTGCCCGGCCGCTTCAGAACGACCGGAAAACCAGCAGGATGCCGGGAGTATATGGCCGGGGAACCGTGTTTCAAGCAGGCAAAACTTCTGCGAAAAATCGCAGCCAGTTGCCATGCATGATGCCGGCGATATCTGTGTCGCTGTATCCACGCTGGCTCATCAGATCCGGCAGGCGCTGAAGATCACTGATCTTGTTCAGATCTGCCGGTGTCTGCTCTACCCCGTACCCACCATCCAGATCCGTGCCAATCCCGACGTGGCGGGCGTTTCCTGCCAGCTGGCAGACAATATCGATATTGTCAACGGCCCGTTCGATCAGTATTTCCGCAGATGTGATTCCACGCACGTAACCAGGCTGCATCATGATCGCGTCAAAAGCCATGCCGATCACTCCATCGCGTTCAATTACAGCCTTGTACTGCTCGTCGCTGAATTGACGCTGCCAGGGAGCAATGCGGCGAGAATTCTGGTGGCTGGCGTGAATGCGGCCGCCAAAGTGTTCGAGCACCTGCCAGAACGCAACGTCCGACAAGTGTGTGACATCAACGGTCATTCCGAGATCCGTGATGTTCTTCAGCAAAGGAATCGCGTCCAGCGCAAGTCCAACTTCACAACGGGTTCCTCCCCCGTATCGATTGGCACCGTAATGGGTCAGCCCGATGGCACGCAGGCCGTGTTCATGAAACTCGTGAATTGTGTCTGGTGTCAATACGGGATCAGCACCTTCCATCGTCAGGATGAATCCAAGCGGCGTTCGGACAGGATCTGTGGTCCAGGCATCAAAATGATTCTGAAGGTCCGTTTTTGTCTTCAGCATCTTCATCCAGCCGGCTCGTTCCATTGCCCGATACCACGCAAGATGTGCATGAG is a window encoding:
- a CDS encoding HAD family hydrolase, encoding MLIVSVGINSGQNTDPLFASGFGGFYTSRPARFTFRRHQEPTIQGRFPAKSRFLPTSTRAPMALSLAEYSDSLDERNLLWPRVQAVAGVNATPTIKPLAGVKLVLWDVFGTLIRITDGKIGFEPSDEARLQIALDKTIHEFNMWNHMYRRPGPPWQSLISLYRDIAGRLSMIATERRGDYTEVDMVDVWQSIITRLFEKEYQFDEGHFGNLRQFSEKVAFFFHRNLQATEARENAVRAMHELASLDVLQGLLADGQSYSLVQVLHDLGQQDALPPLHEIFRPETLLFSTQLGIRKPSKTLFEYAVSRARSIGIPASAIVHVSCRLSTDLAPAKAAGMKTILLAAEKTGLEVSSAQMKDPATRPDRLITNLNQLSSIVGPA
- the rnpA gene encoding ribonuclease P protein component; translation: MNHRFLRHQRVKSQADFRAIYGCDVRAGDDHLLVFAALRTADTHPDEVSAGNSESLANAPRGKTLPTRIGLSVSRKHGPAPIRNRKKRLLREAFRLKQYEVPAGLDLILIPRQRTDSTLDDFQNSLTRLSGKLHRRLTERRRLQEPGSEIIPGSGGRG
- a CDS encoding peroxiredoxin is translated as MSVRIGQTAPGLDLVLRAYDRTKDGSDNQFKDLKLADLKGKWVCLFFYPLDFTFVCPTELVAFNKALGEFEDRETVLLTASTDSVFSHKGWCDSHDDLKSLKYLMIGDTNQELSRAYDVLDCEKGIAYRGIYLIDPNGVLRYLAVHDLSVGRNVDEVIRVLDALQTDKLCPCNWKKGEETLN
- a CDS encoding membrane dipeptidase, with amino-acid sequence MHEFPRQSRYLRMVLSECPGDIVEPFCEDMPVLLFDAHLDLALNGVDWNRDMRCDVDELRAQERSLGMTDPGRCGSTLSLPELRTAQIGICLTTLLARQEKEVNHPFGWTTPETCYAMAHAHLAWYRAMERAGWMKMLKTKTDLQNHFDAWTTDPVRTPLGFILTMEGADPVLTPDTIHEFHEHGLRAIGLTHYGANRYGGGTRCEVGLALDAIPLLKNITDLGMTVDVTHLSDVAFWQVLEHFGGRIHASHQNSRRIAPWQRQFSDEQYKAVIERDGVIGMAFDAIMMQPGYVRGITSAEILIERAVDNIDIVCQLAGNARHVGIGTDLDGGYGVEQTPADLNKISDLQRLPDLMSQRGYSDTDIAGIMHGNWLRFFAEVLPA